The following coding sequences are from one Paenibacillus tundrae window:
- a CDS encoding metal-dependent hydrolase family protein, translating to MSSMIAFTGALLIDGQGGEPVSDSVVLVENGKIKEAGAKATVQIPEEAQVVDVTGKVIMPGLIDAHVHVHGAKNLNMAAVALEPNELQMGRALQDLPKLINAGFTTVRDVGSHVAVYIRDLIQEGVVKGPRIKTSRHMLSQTGGHADIHMIPTEMNIFTTCDGVPEVIKAARTQFREGADFIKVCSTGGVLSEKDDPRWSQFRLDELKAIVYEAEAVQSYVASHAQGTQGIKNALLAGVRTIEHGIYIDEEGIGMMLDQKAILVPTLAIVHRIIKEGHKYGVPEFGIRKAERVYQEHIENMIIAHKAGVTIAAGTDFCTCAPVEHGGNALELRLLVDDVGFTPMQAIVAATRDAAKAMQMEEEIGTLEAGKSADLLVLNVNPLTDISLLENTGHIEQVYLSGERLK from the coding sequence TAAAGAAGCAGGTGCCAAGGCAACTGTACAGATCCCAGAAGAAGCTCAGGTTGTCGACGTAACCGGGAAAGTTATCATGCCAGGATTGATCGATGCACATGTTCACGTACACGGAGCGAAGAATCTGAACATGGCTGCGGTGGCTCTTGAGCCAAATGAACTTCAGATGGGGAGAGCGTTACAGGATCTACCGAAGCTGATTAACGCAGGTTTCACAACGGTTCGGGATGTCGGCAGCCATGTTGCTGTGTATATTCGTGACCTGATCCAGGAAGGCGTCGTTAAAGGGCCGCGGATCAAAACGTCTCGTCATATGCTCAGTCAGACGGGTGGACATGCAGATATTCATATGATTCCAACCGAAATGAATATTTTCACGACATGTGACGGTGTGCCAGAAGTTATTAAGGCCGCACGCACGCAGTTTCGTGAGGGTGCAGATTTTATTAAAGTGTGTTCCACAGGTGGGGTGTTATCGGAGAAGGATGATCCACGCTGGTCACAATTCCGATTAGATGAACTGAAGGCGATTGTGTATGAAGCTGAGGCGGTACAGTCGTATGTAGCATCACATGCACAAGGGACGCAGGGAATTAAAAATGCGTTGCTTGCAGGTGTGCGTACGATTGAACATGGAATCTACATTGATGAAGAAGGCATTGGTATGATGCTGGATCAGAAGGCCATTCTCGTTCCAACACTAGCTATCGTGCATCGGATTATCAAAGAGGGGCATAAATACGGTGTACCTGAATTTGGAATTCGCAAAGCAGAGCGTGTATACCAAGAGCATATTGAAAATATGATCATTGCACACAAAGCGGGTGTAACCATCGCAGCGGGTACGGATTTCTGTACGTGTGCACCGGTAGAGCATGGCGGTAATGCACTCGAACTGCGATTACTTGTAGATGATGTTGGCTTCACGCCAATGCAAGCCATTGTTGCTGCAACGCGAGATGCTGCCAAAGCGATGCAGATGGAGGAGGAGATCGGTACCCTTGAGGCAGGCAAGTCAGCAGATCTGCTGGTACTGAATGTGAATCCGTTGACAGATATTAGTCTGCTTGAAAATACAGGCCATATTGAGCAGGTCTATCTATCAGGTGAACGCTTGAAGTAA
- a CDS encoding AraC family transcriptional regulator → MDVTLHTMFRPIQINGTDEQSYYVERMPSADLMAYIACYWESGFFSNREESMLPKQVNGVPTRVLPDGCTDILITYDAAQSKHTLSYCGNYTQPFMFPQSVGVVPSGDYTFGVRFFPGGARSFHGLPLDTFTDLRIPLEECWPTQVDELRERLATTNSFDERVRVMEGTLKRLSVRISAYEQDLMKNVLHRIFSDGGSMNVHELAIREVVSERQLHRKFAGWIGVSPKRFSEIVRFHRVLASIHQNPARDWAALAVEHGFYDQAHLIRHFRKFYGETPRTAAKEHHLMMSDLYNRLDKPSVILKS, encoded by the coding sequence ATGGATGTGACGCTCCATACGATGTTTCGACCAATCCAGATCAATGGTACGGATGAGCAATCGTATTATGTGGAGAGAATGCCTTCTGCTGATCTAATGGCGTACATTGCTTGCTATTGGGAATCAGGATTTTTCTCGAATAGAGAAGAGAGCATGTTGCCTAAACAGGTGAATGGAGTACCCACTCGGGTATTGCCGGACGGTTGTACGGATATTCTGATAACATATGATGCGGCTCAGTCGAAGCATACGTTATCGTATTGTGGGAACTACACGCAGCCCTTCATGTTTCCCCAGTCAGTGGGTGTAGTTCCGTCAGGGGATTATACGTTTGGTGTGCGCTTTTTTCCGGGCGGTGCACGTTCATTTCATGGATTGCCGCTGGATACGTTCACAGATCTGAGAATCCCTCTTGAGGAGTGCTGGCCTACCCAGGTGGATGAACTTCGGGAACGCCTGGCTACAACGAATAGCTTTGATGAGCGAGTGCGAGTCATGGAGGGGACATTGAAACGGTTGTCGGTACGTATCTCAGCATATGAACAGGATCTGATGAAAAATGTTCTGCACCGCATATTCAGTGATGGCGGTAGCATGAATGTACATGAACTCGCCATACGTGAGGTTGTGAGTGAGCGGCAATTACATCGTAAATTTGCAGGCTGGATTGGCGTTAGCCCGAAGCGATTCAGCGAGATCGTTCGTTTTCACCGTGTGCTGGCGAGCATCCATCAGAATCCGGCGCGTGACTGGGCGGCATTGGCGGTTGAACATGGATTCTACGACCAAGCACACTTGATTCGTCACTTTCGTAAGTTCTATGGAGAGACGCCACGGACTGCTGCTAAGGAACATCATTTGATGATGTCCGATTTGTACAATAGATTGGACAAGCCCTCGGTTATACTTAAATCTTAA
- a CDS encoding DinB family protein, which translates to MNGTMQMRDHLLRELETGVRTGASLIRLIRPEDWAYRPQDNMRSLVELVHHFIQITASDLAIMQEKGEAEVGQVENSLAGIEDIEKLEATLWSNLEAYKDYIVSLSEEDLLTRSTKAFYMEHGHLQAQWQIETLTHVFHHRSQLYNYLKQQGHELNFFMLYA; encoded by the coding sequence ATGAATGGAACTATGCAAATGAGAGATCATCTGCTTCGAGAATTGGAAACAGGCGTGCGTACAGGGGCATCACTGATCCGTCTGATTCGTCCAGAGGATTGGGCATACCGTCCACAGGACAATATGCGTTCTCTGGTGGAGCTAGTGCACCATTTTATTCAAATTACCGCCTCAGACCTTGCCATCATGCAGGAGAAAGGCGAAGCAGAGGTAGGACAAGTTGAGAATAGTCTAGCAGGCATCGAGGATATTGAGAAATTAGAGGCAACGCTGTGGAGTAATCTAGAAGCGTACAAAGACTATATCGTTTCACTCAGTGAAGAGGATCTATTAACCCGTTCAACCAAAGCATTTTATATGGAGCACGGACACCTTCAGGCACAGTGGCAGATTGAGACGCTAACTCATGTATTCCATCACCGTTCCCAGCTCTATAATTATCTCAAGCAACAGGGGCATGAGTTAAACTTCTTCATGTTATACGCGTAA
- a CDS encoding GNAT family N-acetyltransferase → MKETMRTERETFLETDRLEFATWTEEDRPLASALWGDPEVTKWMSNKGFFNEDEIEARLTQEMKRQQEENVQYWPMFEKETGVLVGCCGLQPHSSDEYMYELGVHLTRDHWGQGYATEAAQAVIRYAFEELGAKGLVAEHHPENEACERMLLKLGFSYDRDELVEQTGKMHPSYLLQSPPQR, encoded by the coding sequence ATGAAGGAAACGATGAGAACAGAGCGAGAAACGTTTCTTGAAACTGACCGACTTGAGTTCGCGACGTGGACTGAAGAAGACCGACCTTTGGCATCTGCGCTTTGGGGTGATCCAGAGGTGACGAAGTGGATGAGCAACAAGGGATTTTTTAACGAAGATGAGATTGAAGCAAGACTCACGCAAGAGATGAAACGGCAGCAGGAAGAAAATGTGCAATACTGGCCCATGTTTGAGAAAGAAACGGGTGTATTGGTAGGTTGCTGTGGGCTTCAGCCACATTCATCGGATGAGTACATGTATGAATTGGGTGTTCATCTGACACGGGATCATTGGGGTCAAGGTTATGCGACAGAGGCTGCGCAGGCGGTGATCCGATATGCATTTGAAGAATTAGGCGCTAAGGGTCTCGTGGCAGAACATCACCCAGAGAATGAAGCTTGCGAACGAATGTTGCTTAAACTCGGCTTCTCTTATGATCGGGATGAATTGGTCGAGCAGACCGGAAAGATGCATCCGTCATATCTCTTGCAGAGCCCGCCCCAGAGATAA